The Allorhodopirellula heiligendammensis genome includes a window with the following:
- a CDS encoding Lpg1974 family pore-forming outer membrane protein — protein sequence MNALPHFQDETMLLCLRRWFAAGVLLMLCGPVVADDASTETPKSPLDAPAIDSAPTTNLNVAVAKDVARPMKNVKPPQFSFFPNPDLEAPLSLVGHQGPMSTAGSHVASASFPAPTALCCVPPWVHRSGVFGEGMLLRARNSDTAYAAVVNGTVPAGSTGVLDSEFDFGYRVGLTKAFDRCHSIVATYTGFISDNTDQIAGSTLSKLLIHPDALNAASNALTASGRTALDFHVFDLDYRFLLHGNDYSAINMLIGARYAHMEQEIDAMYQTVGNLDAVSSEIDFDGAGLRLGLDAEHHVGHGLYGYGKANASFLAGEFDASYLNTRDNAYVSSNDFNTARLVTILDVEIGAGWQATQHCRISAGYAVSSWFNSITTADWIDGVRDNNNHFADMSQAITFDGFNARAELRF from the coding sequence ATGAACGCTCTACCTCATTTTCAGGATGAAACGATGTTGCTGTGCCTTCGTCGCTGGTTTGCTGCTGGCGTGCTTTTGATGCTTTGTGGTCCCGTGGTAGCCGACGATGCATCGACTGAAACGCCGAAGTCGCCTTTGGATGCACCGGCGATCGATTCCGCACCCACCACCAACTTGAACGTTGCGGTGGCAAAGGACGTTGCCCGTCCGATGAAGAACGTTAAACCACCTCAGTTTTCGTTTTTCCCGAACCCTGATCTCGAGGCCCCCTTAAGCTTGGTCGGTCATCAAGGCCCAATGAGCACGGCGGGATCACATGTCGCCAGTGCCAGCTTCCCCGCTCCAACTGCCCTGTGCTGCGTGCCCCCATGGGTGCATCGCTCGGGTGTCTTTGGTGAAGGGATGCTGCTTCGCGCTCGCAACAGCGACACTGCCTATGCCGCGGTGGTCAATGGAACGGTTCCAGCGGGCAGCACCGGCGTGCTCGACAGCGAATTTGACTTCGGGTATCGAGTTGGCTTGACCAAAGCGTTCGATCGTTGCCACAGTATCGTTGCAACGTACACCGGCTTTATAAGTGATAACACGGACCAGATCGCTGGCTCGACGCTGAGTAAATTGTTGATTCACCCTGACGCGCTCAACGCCGCGTCGAACGCGCTAACGGCATCAGGGCGAACAGCATTGGACTTTCATGTCTTCGATCTCGATTACCGCTTCTTGTTGCATGGAAATGATTATAGTGCCATCAACATGCTCATTGGGGCACGCTATGCGCACATGGAACAAGAGATCGACGCGATGTATCAGACGGTCGGGAATCTCGATGCCGTATCATCGGAGATTGACTTCGACGGAGCTGGTCTTCGTTTGGGGCTGGATGCCGAGCACCACGTCGGGCATGGACTGTACGGTTACGGCAAAGCAAACGCGAGTTTTCTTGCCGGTGAATTTGACGCCAGCTATCTCAACACACGAGATAACGCCTACGTTTCCTCGAACGATTTCAACACCGCACGATTGGTCACCATTCTCGATGTGGAAATCGGTGCGGGATGGCAGGCTACTCAGCACTGCCGCATCTCAGCTGGATACGCGGTCAGTAGTTGGTTCAACAGCATCACGACCGCAGATTGGATTGATGGCGTTCGTGACAACAACAATCACTTCGCCGACATGAGCCAGGCGATCACGTTCGACGGCTTCAATGCCCGTGCTGAACTGCGGTTCTAA
- a CDS encoding sulfatase family protein — MTTLFSLIGSVNFGGQSSLYADSVGRPNFVIIFTDDQGYGDLGCFGSTTIKTPHIDKMASEGRRFTSFMVASPVCTPSRAALMTGCYPKRVGMHHHVLFPQSTIGLNPDEVTIADHLRGLGYATACYGKWHLGHHPETLPRQNGFDEYFGIPYSNDMNHPDNKGKPRIPSDQLWTDQSTAINQWNAPLILNETIVELPADQRTITRRYTDHAVDFIKTHQDEPFFVYLAHSMPHIPLYVPADAYDPNPENAYTCVIEHIDAEVGRVMTTIKELNLSDNTYVIFTSDNGPWLQFKNHGGSAGPLREGKGTTFEGGQRVPCVMWGPGRIPAGSQCNELMGTIDMLPTIAALTNSTLSPDRKIDGMDLSALVTGETTESPRREFIHYTSHGDLEGIRQGKWKLLVKRRKKANNHASGDKKVSPETLTTIMLFDLAADVGEQRNLAKEHPEIVEKLRKRMIELDSEIEAGARPTWKMPSKPNADKKAPN; from the coding sequence GTGACAACGCTATTTTCTCTTATTGGAAGCGTCAACTTTGGAGGTCAATCCAGTTTATATGCTGATTCTGTCGGTCGCCCGAACTTCGTGATCATCTTCACTGACGACCAGGGCTATGGAGATCTGGGCTGTTTCGGCTCGACAACAATCAAAACGCCGCATATTGACAAAATGGCAAGTGAGGGTCGGCGGTTCACAAGTTTTATGGTAGCGTCCCCGGTCTGCACACCGTCTCGGGCTGCGTTGATGACCGGATGTTACCCGAAGCGAGTCGGGATGCACCATCACGTTTTGTTTCCGCAATCCACCATTGGATTGAACCCAGACGAAGTCACCATTGCCGATCACCTGCGTGGATTGGGATACGCGACGGCTTGCTATGGCAAATGGCATCTCGGCCATCACCCCGAGACACTACCACGCCAAAACGGTTTTGATGAGTATTTTGGGATTCCCTACTCCAACGACATGAATCATCCGGACAACAAAGGAAAACCGAGGATTCCATCGGATCAATTGTGGACCGATCAATCCACAGCAATCAATCAGTGGAACGCACCTCTGATACTCAATGAGACAATTGTCGAGTTACCCGCTGATCAGCGTACGATCACTCGGAGGTATACCGACCATGCCGTTGATTTCATCAAAACTCACCAAGACGAACCGTTCTTTGTTTACCTAGCGCACTCAATGCCCCACATCCCGCTGTATGTCCCTGCGGACGCGTACGATCCCAATCCGGAAAACGCGTACACCTGCGTGATCGAACATATCGATGCCGAGGTGGGCCGCGTGATGACGACGATTAAAGAGTTGAATTTATCCGACAACACGTATGTCATTTTCACGTCCGACAACGGTCCGTGGTTGCAATTCAAAAACCACGGGGGATCTGCCGGACCACTCCGTGAGGGCAAGGGTACTACGTTCGAAGGTGGACAACGCGTGCCCTGCGTGATGTGGGGACCGGGCCGAATCCCTGCGGGTTCGCAATGCAATGAGCTAATGGGGACGATCGACATGCTGCCGACAATTGCAGCATTGACAAACTCCACACTCTCACCAGATCGAAAGATCGATGGGATGGACCTATCCGCTTTGGTCACCGGCGAGACGACTGAATCACCGCGACGAGAATTCATACACTATACCTCTCATGGCGATTTAGAAGGAATTCGGCAGGGGAAATGGAAGCTATTGGTTAAGCGGAGAAAGAAAGCAAATAACCACGCCTCTGGTGACAAAAAAGTGTCGCCCGAGACCCTCACCACAATCATGCTCTTCGATCTGGCCGCCGACGTCGGTGAGCAGCGGAATCTTGCCAAAGAACATCCCGAGATCGTTGAAAAGCTGCGAAAGCGTATGATAGAGCTTGATTCAGAGATCGAAGCGGGAGCCCGCCCCACCTGGAAAATGCCATCGAAACCTAACGCGGACAAAAAGGCTCCGAATTGA